Proteins co-encoded in one Nonlabens agnitus genomic window:
- a CDS encoding PspA/IM30 family protein has translation MNIFKRLFKIGQAEANAAVNNMEDPIKMTEQGILDMKEDLNKSVEAMAQVKALAIRSKNDKEEHAAIAKDYEQKAIIILKKAQSGEIDSAEADRLAKEALAKKEAAQLNVERAQKESEKFENNVGQLKSTIDTIKSNITNWENELKTLKARVKVSDATKNVNKQMAELDSTGTVSMLERMKEKVAQDEALAEAYSEMAGSKTSVDDEIDAAADTKQTKVEDDLAKLKEQLGIKKDEA, from the coding sequence ATGAACATATTCAAACGACTTTTCAAAATAGGACAGGCAGAAGCAAACGCAGCGGTCAACAACATGGAAGACCCCATCAAAATGACCGAACAAGGAATTCTTGACATGAAAGAAGACCTCAACAAAAGTGTCGAGGCAATGGCACAGGTCAAGGCACTCGCCATACGCTCTAAAAATGACAAGGAAGAGCATGCTGCTATCGCAAAGGATTATGAACAAAAAGCGATTATCATTCTCAAAAAAGCCCAAAGTGGCGAGATAGATAGTGCAGAGGCAGATCGCCTTGCAAAAGAAGCACTTGCCAAAAAAGAGGCAGCACAGCTTAATGTGGAACGCGCCCAGAAGGAAAGTGAGAAGTTTGAAAACAACGTGGGTCAATTAAAATCGACTATTGACACGATCAAGTCAAACATCACCAACTGGGAAAATGAATTAAAAACATTGAAGGCACGTGTCAAAGTGAGCGATGCTACAAAAAATGTCAACAAGCAAATGGCAGAACTGGACAGCACTGGCACGGTAAGCATGCTGGAACGCATGAAGGAAAAGGTAGCACAAGACGAGGCTCTTGCCGAAGCCTACAGCGAGATGGCTGGCTCTAAAACAAGTGTAGATGATGAGATCGATGCTGCGGCAGATACAAAGCAGACCAAAGTAGAAGATGATCTTGCCAAGTTGAAAGAGCAACTAGGTATTAAAAAAGATGAGGCGTAG
- the truB gene encoding tRNA pseudouridine(55) synthase TruB, with the protein MSSQVPDNPYLTGKVLLFDKPLNWTSFQVVNKVRWMIKQRYGLKKIKVGHAGTLDPLATGLLIICTGKETKNITTYQAQEKEYTGTITLGATTPSYDLETEIDQTFSTDHLTEELLQSTTVPFTGDIQQRPPIFSAIKQEGKRLYELAREGKTTEIPTRAVHVSAFELTKIELPEVDFRISCSKGTYIRSLANDYGAALNNGGHLSALRRTKIGDYNVQDAMDLEEFEKFLET; encoded by the coding sequence TTGAGTTCCCAAGTTCCTGACAATCCCTATCTCACTGGTAAAGTCCTACTATTTGACAAGCCTTTAAACTGGACCTCTTTTCAAGTGGTCAACAAAGTACGCTGGATGATCAAACAGCGCTACGGATTGAAGAAAATCAAGGTAGGTCACGCTGGAACGTTGGATCCACTAGCGACCGGTTTGCTGATTATATGCACAGGAAAGGAAACCAAAAACATCACTACCTATCAAGCTCAAGAAAAAGAGTATACAGGAACCATAACTTTGGGAGCTACCACACCTAGTTATGATCTGGAAACCGAGATTGATCAAACCTTTTCTACCGACCACTTAACAGAAGAGCTACTACAGTCAACCACCGTACCATTCACTGGTGATATACAGCAACGACCGCCCATTTTCAGTGCTATAAAACAAGAAGGAAAGCGATTGTACGAGCTGGCTCGAGAAGGAAAAACAACCGAGATTCCAACTCGTGCGGTTCATGTTTCTGCGTTTGAACTCACTAAAATAGAACTGCCCGAAGTAGATTTTAGAATCTCCTGTAGTAAAGGAACCTACATCAGGTCACTAGCAAATGATTATGGTGCTGCCTTAAATAATGGTGGTCACTTGAGCGCGTTGCGCCGGACCAAAATTGGTGACTACAACGTGCAGGATGCGATGGATCTTGAGGAGTTTGAGAAATTTTTAGAAACATAA
- a CDS encoding SPFH domain-containing protein — protein sequence MDGILGIIVTGLGILLFLVIVYFAIIAMFYKKVHQGQALVRTGFGGTKVATDKGLYVVPVFHRVETMDISVKKIQIERMGVEGLICKDNMRADIKVAFFVRVNNEVEYIKKVAQTIGVQRASRIETLEDLFEAKFSEALKTVGKKFQFIDLYEARREFRDEIVDIIGTDLNGYTLEDCAIDFLEQTSVEFLKKDNILDAEGIKKITELTAAQNIKANLITRDEEKTIRKQDVEAREAILELDKQLAEKEEQQKREIANIKSREEAETLKVSEEERLKSETARIATEEKVKIAEENMQRQIIVAEKNKQRTDAVETERVEKDRLLEATERERVVTLAQIEKEKVVEVEKKNIQDVIRDRVVLEKGVVEEQENMKDIEAFKSADRAKQVAITNAEAKAQDELIRITIAAEASKQAAIQKAEEINIEALAHKEASEKEADARKILAEAQAKEEATVGLSEAQVMHAKAEASERQGIVDALIIQKKAEAEASGITAKAAAKRQDGLAEAEVIKEKALADAAGIEEKANAMKKLDGVGKDHEEFKLRLDKELQVDLAQINIQKDIADAQAQVIGDALKAAKIDIVGGETMFFEQIIGQITKAKGYDRLVKHSETVSEVKDAILGSDDVKGNLLDKVKDFADRYDISSEDIKNLTIANLLIDLQARVDNNEDQNMLTNLMNLAKGMGLSNKKLGNI from the coding sequence ATGGACGGAATTTTAGGAATTATTGTAACAGGACTGGGAATTCTCCTTTTCCTAGTCATCGTTTACTTCGCAATCATTGCGATGTTTTACAAAAAAGTACATCAAGGACAGGCGCTGGTGCGTACAGGTTTTGGAGGTACAAAAGTCGCTACAGACAAAGGGTTGTATGTAGTGCCGGTTTTCCACCGTGTGGAGACCATGGATATTTCGGTTAAGAAAATCCAGATTGAGCGAATGGGCGTGGAAGGTTTGATATGTAAGGACAACATGAGAGCCGATATTAAAGTAGCTTTTTTTGTACGCGTCAATAACGAGGTAGAGTACATCAAGAAAGTGGCGCAAACCATAGGTGTGCAACGTGCCTCTCGCATTGAAACGCTAGAAGATCTTTTTGAAGCCAAGTTCTCTGAAGCGCTTAAAACAGTTGGAAAGAAGTTCCAGTTTATCGATTTGTATGAAGCACGTCGCGAGTTCCGTGACGAGATTGTTGATATCATTGGAACTGACCTGAACGGCTACACGTTAGAAGACTGTGCCATTGACTTTTTAGAGCAAACCAGTGTAGAATTCTTGAAAAAAGACAACATTCTGGATGCAGAAGGTATCAAGAAGATTACTGAATTAACGGCAGCTCAAAACATCAAGGCCAACTTGATCACACGCGATGAAGAAAAAACCATTCGCAAACAAGATGTAGAAGCGCGTGAAGCCATCCTTGAACTGGACAAACAACTGGCAGAAAAAGAAGAGCAACAAAAACGTGAGATTGCAAACATAAAATCTCGTGAGGAAGCAGAAACCCTAAAAGTCTCTGAAGAAGAACGACTCAAATCAGAAACTGCTCGTATAGCAACTGAGGAAAAGGTAAAAATTGCCGAAGAGAACATGCAGCGGCAGATTATCGTGGCAGAAAAGAACAAGCAACGTACCGATGCGGTTGAAACTGAGCGTGTAGAAAAAGACCGATTACTAGAAGCGACAGAACGTGAAAGAGTCGTTACTCTAGCTCAAATCGAGAAAGAAAAAGTAGTTGAGGTTGAGAAGAAGAACATTCAGGATGTCATTAGAGATCGAGTGGTTCTGGAAAAAGGAGTGGTAGAAGAGCAGGAAAATATGAAAGACATCGAGGCTTTCAAATCTGCAGATCGTGCAAAACAAGTGGCCATCACTAATGCAGAGGCCAAAGCGCAGGACGAGTTAATAAGAATTACCATTGCTGCAGAGGCTTCTAAACAAGCGGCTATTCAAAAAGCAGAAGAGATCAACATTGAAGCCTTGGCTCACAAAGAAGCTAGTGAAAAAGAGGCAGATGCCCGTAAGATTCTTGCTGAGGCGCAAGCTAAAGAAGAAGCTACCGTAGGTCTTTCTGAAGCACAAGTAATGCATGCAAAAGCAGAGGCTAGCGAGCGTCAAGGAATTGTAGATGCACTCATAATCCAGAAAAAAGCAGAAGCCGAAGCCAGCGGAATTACCGCCAAAGCTGCTGCAAAACGTCAAGATGGACTGGCAGAGGCAGAAGTAATCAAAGAAAAAGCCCTTGCAGATGCCGCTGGTATTGAAGAGAAAGCAAATGCCATGAAGAAACTGGACGGTGTAGGTAAGGACCATGAAGAGTTCAAACTACGTCTGGATAAAGAACTTCAAGTAGACCTGGCACAAATCAATATCCAGAAAGATATTGCAGACGCACAAGCGCAAGTGATAGGAGATGCATTAAAAGCAGCTAAGATTGACATTGTAGGTGGTGAGACCATGTTCTTTGAACAAATCATAGGTCAAATCACTAAGGCTAAAGGCTACGACAGACTGGTCAAACATTCTGAAACCGTATCTGAGGTCAAAGATGCCATTCTAGGAAGCGACGATGTGAAAGGAAACCTACTCGATAAAGTAAAGGACTTTGCAGACCGTTATGACATCAGTTCTGAAGATATCAAGAACCTGACGATTGCTAATTTGTTGATCGATCTACAAGCCAGAGTTGACAATAATGAAGACCAGAACATGTTGACCAACCTCATGAACCTTGCTAAGGGAATGGGATTATCCAACAAAAAGTTGGGGAATATCTAG
- a CDS encoding OB-fold-containig protein: MENYFNILFSEVNITLTVLLLILIVYWIFTMISGIDLDLDVDVDIDVDADLDMDFDSIEGGNLDFEDVANAEVDREHVVNKRTRQLKWWQIILIYFNFVGLPFMFTFTFWIFIWWLMSVLTTAVTGSYDNIFGFIIVLAAIIPALFVTKVLTTPFKAFFKNLNKDGDKAVDFLGRSAILMSSISGDKLGNAEVLADGNPMSIYVKSLDGSELRFRESVLIIKQSDDKNYFLVSKA; this comes from the coding sequence TTGGAAAACTATTTCAACATACTATTTTCTGAAGTGAACATCACACTTACGGTGCTGCTGCTCATCCTCATTGTCTATTGGATTTTTACCATGATTAGCGGTATTGATCTTGACCTGGATGTAGACGTTGACATCGATGTAGATGCAGATCTGGACATGGATTTTGACAGCATTGAAGGTGGTAACCTTGATTTTGAAGATGTTGCTAATGCCGAGGTAGATCGCGAGCACGTCGTCAATAAGCGCACGCGCCAGCTCAAATGGTGGCAAATCATCTTAATCTACTTCAATTTTGTGGGTTTGCCGTTCATGTTCACCTTTACCTTTTGGATCTTCATATGGTGGCTCATGAGCGTTTTAACCACGGCCGTTACGGGAAGCTATGACAACATTTTTGGCTTCATCATCGTGCTGGCAGCGATCATTCCAGCGCTATTTGTGACTAAAGTGTTGACCACGCCTTTTAAGGCCTTTTTCAAAAACTTGAATAAAGATGGAGACAAAGCAGTGGACTTTTTGGGTCGCAGCGCTATCTTGATGTCCTCCATTTCTGGCGATAAATTGGGCAATGCAGAAGTGCTTGCCGATGGAAACCCTATGAGTATTTATGTCAAGTCGCTGGATGGATCAGAATTACGCTTTCGCGAAAGCGTGCTCATCATCAAGCAATCAGACGATAAAAACTATTTTTTAGTGAGTAAAGCGTAA
- a CDS encoding helix-turn-helix domain-containing protein translates to MSFFGKNIKKIRGVKGLSQQAFADMFDLKRGTLGAYEEGRSEPKIETIITIANYFSISIDDMLTAELTVNQLLRFNDQLTVSPEELEREKFASVPCITPNNAGDYLEYSLNEQFMQDMPQLQLPINLDKKFIAYTVDSLEMTSRDEGLFPKDIVIAEFVPANVVSKLNAGTMVLVVTADQFILRRMYLTGKKLTLRADHNKIEDMTLELSQVKQVWRARYVFYRRLPEIANDISSKMNALQQQMEELRKLTS, encoded by the coding sequence ATGTCGTTTTTTGGTAAAAACATTAAAAAGATACGTGGTGTTAAGGGTTTGTCTCAACAGGCATTTGCCGATATGTTTGACTTAAAGCGCGGTACTTTAGGGGCTTATGAAGAAGGTCGTAGTGAACCAAAGATCGAGACCATTATCACGATTGCTAATTATTTTAGCATTTCAATAGACGACATGTTAACTGCCGAGTTAACGGTGAACCAATTATTACGATTTAATGATCAACTTACCGTTTCTCCCGAAGAGCTGGAGCGTGAGAAGTTTGCCAGTGTGCCCTGCATCACGCCTAATAATGCTGGCGATTACCTAGAATACAGCCTGAATGAGCAATTTATGCAGGACATGCCGCAGCTTCAATTACCTATTAATCTAGATAAGAAATTCATTGCTTACACCGTAGATAGTCTGGAAATGACAAGCCGTGATGAGGGCTTGTTCCCTAAAGATATTGTGATTGCCGAGTTTGTTCCCGCTAACGTTGTTTCTAAACTTAATGCTGGCACCATGGTCCTGGTCGTGACAGCAGATCAATTTATTTTGCGTAGAATGTACCTTACCGGCAAGAAGTTGACCTTAAGGGCTGACCACAATAAGATTGAAGACATGACGCTGGAATTATCACAAGTCAAGCAAGTATGGCGCGCACGTTATGTCTTTTACCGTCGACTGCCTGAAATTGCTAATGATATATCGAGCAAAATGAATGCCCTTCAACAACAGATGGAGGAATTACGAAAGTTGACGAGTTGA
- a CDS encoding putative phage abortive infection protein → MAEEVNNYSGKLSTFSIILIVIAFLFIVFSFFAPYIFTEFSWLILSDNSPLGDTLGGIMNPFIAIGAAILTFLAFYMQFKANKQQREQFTQQLKEDKRQFSEELEEQRKQFERTQFENQFYEMIRLHKENVNEMKIIQYSHPIPDKSNDHRVITGREVFDIYLKEFNIIYQIASFYKETSIGFNQFKSAYSIFYDGASLVPHILKDQTNINSIINLKEPNLNGDLYDVSKVYQESKYYRLSSWVNKLRLVKGLSIEDLRIDVFKGHSSQLSHYYRHLYQTVKFVCNQRRELLKYEDKRNYLRILRAQLSNEEQVLLFYNWHADYGNNWENSNHKFFTDYRMIHNIRESLLVSDIDIVQIFNDVHPNIRKEDGRENDPLFEFQD, encoded by the coding sequence ATGGCAGAAGAAGTAAATAATTATTCAGGCAAACTAAGCACATTTTCAATCATATTGATTGTAATCGCTTTTCTATTTATCGTTTTTTCATTTTTTGCTCCTTATATATTTACTGAATTCTCATGGTTGATATTAAGCGATAATAGTCCACTCGGCGATACACTTGGTGGTATAATGAATCCATTTATCGCAATTGGTGCAGCTATTCTAACTTTTCTTGCATTTTATATGCAATTCAAGGCAAACAAGCAGCAAAGAGAGCAGTTTACTCAGCAATTAAAAGAAGATAAAAGACAATTTTCAGAAGAATTAGAGGAGCAAAGAAAACAGTTTGAGCGAACTCAATTTGAAAATCAATTTTATGAAATGATTCGTTTACATAAGGAAAATGTAAATGAAATGAAGATTATCCAGTACTCTCATCCAATTCCTGATAAATCAAATGATCATAGAGTAATCACTGGACGAGAAGTATTTGATATTTATTTGAAGGAATTCAATATTATTTACCAAATAGCATCCTTCTATAAAGAAACATCAATTGGTTTTAATCAATTCAAATCTGCATATTCAATCTTTTATGACGGCGCAAGTTTAGTACCACATATACTTAAAGACCAAACTAATATTAATTCAATAATCAACTTGAAAGAGCCAAATTTGAATGGTGATTTATATGATGTTTCAAAGGTCTATCAAGAATCAAAGTATTATCGTTTGAGTTCTTGGGTTAATAAGTTGAGATTAGTTAAAGGATTATCAATTGAAGACTTGAGGATTGATGTATTTAAAGGTCATTCATCACAGTTGTCACACTATTACAGACATCTCTATCAAACTGTAAAGTTTGTCTGTAATCAAAGAAGAGAACTTTTGAAATATGAGGATAAGAGAAATTACTTAAGAATATTGAGAGCTCAACTTTCAAATGAAGAACAAGTGCTTTTATTCTACAATTGGCACGCTGACTATGGAAATAATTGGGAAAATTCAAATCATAAGTTCTTTACTGATTATAGAATGATCCATAATATCAGAGAAAGTTTGCTTGTATCAGATATTGATATAGTTCAAATATTTAATGATGTACATCCTAATATCAGAAAAGAAGATGGAAGAGAAAATGATCCTTTGTTTGAATTTCAGGATTAA
- a CDS encoding YbjN domain-containing protein: protein MDNYFNTIKDFLQELNFEITRENRTDGILVIEKESVGVKNLILGIAPPILIMEQYIFKINNKNEEVFKSLLQKNRDIIHGAFVLDESGTKVIFRDTLQIENIDLNELEGTLNSLSLLLSEYSDQIIKFSKY, encoded by the coding sequence ATGGACAACTATTTTAATACAATTAAGGATTTCTTACAGGAACTTAATTTTGAGATTACCAGAGAAAACCGGACTGACGGCATTCTTGTCATTGAAAAAGAAAGTGTAGGCGTCAAGAACCTTATTCTAGGTATCGCGCCACCCATTCTAATTATGGAGCAATACATTTTCAAGATCAATAATAAAAACGAAGAGGTGTTTAAAAGCCTGCTTCAAAAAAATAGAGACATCATTCACGGCGCTTTTGTCCTGGACGAGAGTGGAACTAAAGTCATCTTTAGGGACACGCTACAAATAGAAAACATCGACCTGAATGAGCTTGAAGGCACTCTTAACTCGTTAAGCTTGCTCTTAAGCGAGTACTCTGACCAGATTATTAAATTTTCAAAATACTAA